From the genome of Pseudomonas sp. WJP1:
TCAATCGGCGGGTAGCACTCCAGCGTTGCGATATCCAGCAATGTGAAATGACCGTCCATCCAGCCGCCTGTGTCGATGTGGTACACGTTGCCGAGCACTACCGCTTGCTTGAGTGGAGTATGGCCGACCACCAGGGCGCGAAGTCCTTCGACGCCTCCGGTGTCCCCGATCTGGATCCGGGTGCGTGACCACATGCAGCGCAGCTGCACCAGTCGCAGCTGCTTGTCGCTTTCAGGCGATTCGAGTTCGTTGCGCAGCAGATCCCATGACGGCACGGGGCAATCGGCGTGAATGATCCCGACCAGTCCGCCAGGCGTCTCGATCTCGATGGCAATCGGCAGCTCGGCGAACTGCAGCGCGAACGCTTGCTGCTCGAACGGCGACAGCTCGGTGAACCATGATCCGCCGTTGCAGATCCAGCTGAAGACGTCGCACGTGTCGAAGTGCACCACGAAGTCGTCATGGTTGCCGCACACCGGGTGAAACCATGGCTTGGCAAGCCAGTCCAGGGCGTCTCTGCACTCGGGTCCACGATCGATCAGGTCTCCGACGCTGAACAGGCGGTCGACAACAGGATCGAAACCGACCGCATCCAGCGCAGCTTGCAATCGGGTGAAGTGCCCATGAATGTCACCTGCCGCGAAATCCCGACCAGCGGTGTTTGCAGCGAAGCGCTGGATGCGCGGCACCTCGATGGTTGGGGTCATGGGGTACTCCGGTGCGGCAGAAGGCGTTGCTTTTGTTACTGCTCGATCATCGCTTTAGCATGCGCCAGGGTTGTGGCCTGTGTCACAGTGGATTGTTTAAAATTTGGCATGGCTTCGCTTCGAAGCGTCTACATTCCAGGGAATACTCCCTTTCTGAGAGAACGGATATGTTCAGAAAACGCTCGTTGATTGTCGCTATTACGTGTATTGCATTGGTTTCTGGCTCCGCGCCGGCATTGGCCGATCCAGGTAATGGCAAGGGGCAGGGAAACGCAAAAGGCAATTCGCAAAACAGCCAGGAGCATGGCAACCAGGGCAACAAAGGGAAGCATTCTGGAGGCAGTGATTGGGACAATGGCCCCAGCATCAATCGGGGAAGTATTATTGGCATTGTCGATGGGCATCGGGACTACTGGAGCCCCGGACCTGCGTTACCGCCCGGCATTCAAAAGAACCTTGCCCGAGGTAAACCGCTTCCGCCGGGGATTGCCAAAAAGCTCGATGGCCGGCTGATCGGCAGTCTGCCTCATTATGACGGGTATGAATGGCAGCAGGCGGGCACCGACTTGATACTGGTGGCGATCGCTACCGGTCTGATCTATGAAGTGCTCAACGGCGCTTTCGATTGATTTCTGTTGGCGCATTCCGTCCGTCGCGAGACTTGGAACTGTCAGGGGGTTTACGCGTCATAAGGTACGCGTAATCAACCCTCACGGAAGCAATCATGCTTTTTAAAAACAAGAGTCTCGTTGCTGTAATGTCATTCGCCATGATGCTTGCAGCTGCCCCCTTACTCCCTGCTGACCTGTCCATCATGAACGCCGCCTATGCGAAAGAAGGTGGTGGTGGTGGTGGTGGTGGTGGTGGTGGTGGTGGTGGTGGTGGTGGTGGTGGCGGCGGCGGCGGAAATGGCGGTGGCCACGGTGGCGGAAACGGCGGTGGTCACGGTGGCGGCAATGGTGGCGGCCACAGTGGTTCGGGTCATTCCGGCAGTAACGGCCGTGGCGAGGGATTGAACAGTGATCATGCCGGCAAGTCGGTTCGCGACCACGGCATCAGTGGCAACCATTACGGCAGTGATCGTAATAGTGACAATGGCCACGGCACCACGACTTCAGGCATTGCCCACTCCAAAGATACGCGCGGCCTTGATAAGGCCAGGGCTATTTCGGCGTCGACGCCGGGCGATCACAACTCGAAGGGACTGAGTAAAGCCGGCGCGCCAAAAAAATCCCATTGAGCGGAAACTACCGGGCAAGCGACTTTTTAGCGGCCAGGCTTTTACAAAAAAATCCCGGAGACGTCTGTTTCCGGGATTTTTTTTGCAGCGTAGGTCGGTAAGCGTTTTACGCAGAGCTCTCGAGGATCAGCAATAAGCAGCTAGTCTTCACCTTGGTGTTGCAGGCTCTTGCCGTGTGGACAGGAGACTGCTTTCCAGCGCAGGAGCACAGCGTATGTCCAGAATCCTCTTTTTGATGTTCGCCGGCATGGTCATGTGCGCCAGCCAGGCTATGGCTGACCCCCTCAAGATCGGCATCATCGGCTCCGGTAACGTCGGCGGTACGCTGGGAAC
Proteins encoded in this window:
- a CDS encoding metallophosphoesterase: MTPTIEVPRIQRFAANTAGRDFAAGDIHGHFTRLQAALDAVGFDPVVDRLFSVGDLIDRGPECRDALDWLAKPWFHPVCGNHDDFVVHFDTCDVFSWICNGGSWFTELSPFEQQAFALQFAELPIAIEIETPGGLVGIIHADCPVPSWDLLRNELESPESDKQLRLVQLRCMWSRTRIQIGDTGGVEGLRALVVGHTPLKQAVVLGNVYHIDTGGWMDGHFTLLDIATLECYPPIDPEPGFDWER
- a CDS encoding anti-virulence regulator CigR family protein, with product MFRKRSLIVAITCIALVSGSAPALADPGNGKGQGNAKGNSQNSQEHGNQGNKGKHSGGSDWDNGPSINRGSIIGIVDGHRDYWSPGPALPPGIQKNLARGKPLPPGIAKKLDGRLIGSLPHYDGYEWQQAGTDLILVAIATGLIYEVLNGAFD